The proteins below are encoded in one region of Oncorhynchus clarkii lewisi isolate Uvic-CL-2024 chromosome 33, UVic_Ocla_1.0, whole genome shotgun sequence:
- the LOC139393141 gene encoding ubl carboxyl-terminal hydrolase 18-like, whose product MSRISYSMFYRSWSLPVESRSQGLRGLLNYGLSCCVNALLQSFSATWELVDLLEGWNPVDKESVPLYLRKVLLAMQSDQSQPAPHKDFLHCLDRNYIRNNVQQDADEVFLSILNLIQQQMSDKALAQEIQSLYKVTVETHLQCLECTYIETGTSFLLSLPMHIRESHDSLEDCIRFFFELQELRDGDKCYCERCGEKKPSKQGFKLISLPPVLCLHLKRFRNSRGYTRKLHCKVTFPETLNISEILTVEALSERYVQSDSQYSLCAVIVHSGDAMFGHYTAYLRHKDQSWYYANDSSVRQVSWKEVQNTYGGSLREGTAYMLLYRRTPEGKQQEWSSG is encoded by the exons ATGTCACGAATAAGTTACTCAATGTTCTACCGTAGTTGGAGTCTACCTGTCGAGAGTAGGTCACAAG GCCTAAGAGGTCTGCTGAACTATGGCCTGTCATGCTGTGTGAATGCTCTGCTGCAGTCCTTCTCTGCCACCTGGGAACTGGTAGATCTGCTAGAAGG GTGGAACCCAGTTGACAAGGAGAGTGTCCCTTTGTATCTGAGAAAGGTGCTGCTAGCCATGCAGAGTGACCAATCCCAGCCTGCTCCTCATAAAGACTTCCTGCACTGCCTGGACAGAAATTACATCCGCA ACAATGTTCAGCAGGATGCAGATGAGGTATTCCTTTCCATTTTAAACCTCATCCAACAACAGATGAGTGACAAGGCCTTG GCTCAGGAGATTCAGTCTCTGTACAAGGTTACCGTGGAGACACACCTTCAGTGTCTAGAATGTACATACATCGAAACTGGGACCAGCTTTCTACTCAGCCTCCCCATGCACATAAGGGAGAGCCATGACTCCCTG GAGGACTGCATACGGTTCTTCTTCGAGCTTCAGGAGCTAAGGGATGGAGATAAGTGCTACTGTGAAAGGTGTGGAGAGAAGAAGCCATCCAAACAG GGCTTCAAACTCATCTCCCTGCCCCCTGTCTTGTGTCTTCACCTGAAGAGATTCCGTAATTCCCGTGGTTACACCAGGAAACTACACTGCAAAGTCACCTTCCCAGAAACCctgaacatttctgagatcttgACAGTAGAGGCACTGTCAGAACGTTATGTACAG AGTGACAGCCAGTACAGTTTGTGTGCAGTCATAGTGCACTCCGGCGATGCCATGTTTGGACACTACACAGCATACCTTCGTCACAAGGACCAGAGCTGGTACTACGCTAATGATAGTTCTGTACGGCAG GTTAGCTGGAAGGAAGTACAGAACACCTATGGAGGAAGTCTAAG AGAAGGCACAGCATATATGCTGCTCTACAGACGAACCCCAGAGGGAAAGCAACAGGAGTGGTCCTCAGGCTGA